Genomic DNA from Desulfonema ishimotonii:
TGCGATGGTCAAAGATGTGCTGTGGGGCATGGATCTGGATTTTTCCGTCCGGAATCTGACAGACGAAAAATACAGGACACCCGGCACCTACAGCAGCATTGAGGGAGAGCCGGTGAGCGCGCAGATCATTTTCAGGAAAGAGTGGTAGGGGACTCGGCATGAAATAACTTACCGGCAGACAGCTTTCTTCGGAGTGCAAAAGTTAAGCCCCGAAGGGGTGATCTTTTGCAAAAGCTGCGAAAAACCGGCCTTCGGCCTTAATTTTCGCACTCCGCTTCTGATTCGTTGGCATTTTAAAAACAGCTTTTTATGGAAAATTTATTTCTTCCAAGTCCCTAATGGCTGTATACTGCCTACCGTTATAAAATCAGCTTTTGTCATTTCGACCGAAGGGAGAAATCTGCCACAGGACATCGGAGCGAGGAGTGCATGAGCCTTGCTCATGCGCGTGTCGGAAAAAGCATGAGCAAGGCTCATGCACTCCCCGGTTTTTCAAACTCACAAAAACAAAGCTGACAAAGCACTACTGTTCTGTCAACATTAAAATGATGGGTAATGAATGTCCGATTTTATCGGATTCAGGCGATAAACAACCCGTCATTCAAACCTTGACGGAACACTACAAGGAAGATGTATAAGAAAAGGAAGTGTGGCGGATTGCCTTTTCTCTTTCTTATCCGCTGTCCCTGTAGTTTTCCGGTCAGATTAAACCATTTCGGTCATATCGAACCACCACACCATATTGAAACGCGGCACTCACAGTTTGCAGGGAATGAATGGGTTGTCTGACATTTTTGATAAAATATCAGAGAATTGCTGTTTGATTTTATAAAAACAAACTTGTTTTTGCTTGTATGGTACGTTTTGTGCTTTCTATCACAGACATGTTTCGCATATTCACATATATTCTTATCGGATTTGTTCTGCTGTTTCCGTATCAGCCTGCATGGGCAGAAGATGCTGCTTCCGTTGATCCGGAGATTCAGCTCTGTGACCTGATCAATCAGGCGCGTGTGAATCCCTTGGCAATGGCGGCATCCGTGGGGCTGAACCCGGATCAGGTGCTGGCGGATTTGCCCGGCCTCCGGGAGATTCTGACCCAGGGGCTTCCGCCGTTGAATTACAATGCGAAGCTCCGGGAGTCCGCACGGCTGCATACCGGGGATATGCTGGAAAACGGCTATTACGGTTACATCTCGCCGGATGGCAGCACGCCGGCAGATCGCATCCGTAATGCGGGTTATGTTGCCGATATAACCGGAGAAAGTCTCGGTGTGCTGGGGTTTTTCAATTTTATCAGCCCGTCCGAGGCGGTTAGCCGCATATTTGAAAATCTGTACCGGGATGAGCTGAATCCTGACCGGACCGAAAGCCGGTATATCCTGTCGCCGGATCTGACAGATGTGGGGATCGGGTTCGGAGAGGGAACGCTCAGTATTTCCGAAAATTCCTATAATGCTTATCTGGTAACCTGTGATTTTGCTACCACTGCTGTTTCGCGGCTGGAGTCGGAATTGTTGCAGATGATCAATCAGGCTCGGAGCAATCCGCTGAAGGTTGCGGCTGCGCTGGGGATGAATACGTATAAAATATGGGCCGATTTGCCGGAATTGCATGATATTTTGGAAAACGGCATTCCACCGCTGTCATTTAACGGGATATTGTATGAGGCAGCTCAGGCCCATGCCCGGGACATGTTGAAACAGGATTACTATTCGGATGTGTCTCTGGACGGACGGAACGTGTATGATCGCCTATTTGAGAAAGGTTATGACCCGGCAATTGCAGCGGAAGCCCGGCGGCTTTTGGCGACAACGGATTTTGTATCCCCGGAAGAGGGGTGTAAAAAGCATTTCAGGCAATTACTTGAGCAGGAACTGAACCCGGGCTGTGAGAACCGCATTATTTTGAATTCGGATTTGAAAGAGGCCGGGGTGAGTCTGGTTTCATTTGTGCCTGAAATGTGGTCGGTTGCCGAAGAAGGTATCTCTTACAGTGATTTCTATACATTGATGATGGTTATTGATTTCGGGGCGGGTGCTGAAAGTTTGCCGACTGAGCTTCAGGGAATTGTCTACAATGATCAGAATCAGAATTCGTTATTGGATT
This window encodes:
- a CDS encoding CAP domain-containing protein translates to MLSITDMFRIFTYILIGFVLLFPYQPAWAEDAASVDPEIQLCDLINQARVNPLAMAASVGLNPDQVLADLPGLREILTQGLPPLNYNAKLRESARLHTGDMLENGYYGYISPDGSTPADRIRNAGYVADITGESLGVLGFFNFISPSEAVSRIFENLYRDELNPDRTESRYILSPDLTDVGIGFGEGTLSISENSYNAYLVTCDFATTAVSRLESELLQMINQARSNPLKVAAALGMNTYKIWADLPELHDILENGIPPLSFNGILYEAAQAHARDMLKQDYYSDVSLDGRNVYDRLFEKGYDPAIAAEARRLLATTDFVSPEEGCKKHFRQLLEQELNPGCENRIILNSDLKEAGVSLVSFVPEMWSVAEEGISYSDFYTLMMVIDFGAGAESLPTELQGIVYNDQNQNSLLDFGEGILNIPINISNDNLVLSVFTDSSGSFAVNAEKGVYDINLSSDNAVYAQEVVLEQNRFVEFQISDFLPAD